The nucleotide window ATGCAGCAGGGCCACGCTGTTCTGCGCGTCTTCCATGAGGCCGCTCTCGGTGATTTCCAGCCGCAGGCGGCTGGGGTCTACGCCTGCCGTCTGCAGCATGCCTTCCACGCGGCGGGCAAAGCCGGGGTCCTGCAGGTCCCGGGTGCTGATGTTGACCGCAATACTCAGCTCCGGGTGCAGCGGCGCCCAGGTGGCCAGGGTGCGCAGGGCTTCGCGCAGCATCCAGTCGGTGACCATGGTGATGTAGCCGGTCTGCTCTGCAAAAGGCACAAATTCGGCCGGCGAAATAAAGCCGCGTTGCGGGTGCTGCCAGCGCACCAGCGCCTCTGCACCCACGGACTTGCCAGTGACCAGCGAAAACTTGGGCTGCAGCCACATCTGCAGTTGCGAGGCCGCCACCGCACCACGCAACTCGGACACCAGGCTCAGGTGGGTCAGGCGCGCAGCCTCTTGCGCTTCGCTGTACCAGGCGTGGCCCACGGCGCTGCGCTTGGCCGCATGCAGCGCAATCTCGGCGTTGCGCATCAGCGTGCCGACCGGCTTGGGTGGGCCGTCCGGCCCCGAATCGGCAAAGCCGCAGGCCATGCTCAAGTCCACGCTGTGGCCACTGCATTGGACCGACTCGGCCATGGCCCGCTCCACACGCGTATGCAGGACTTCCACCGCCGCACGATCGGCCGCATAAAAGAACCCGGCAAAGCTGCCACCCGACAGGCGCGCCACCACGGGAGACGGGCCAATCAGGCCCTCATCCGCCGCCAGCTCAAACACCCAGGTCGCACGCTGGGCCATTTCCTGGATCAGCGTATCGCCCGTGGTGTAGCCCAGGGTTTCGTTGATGCCCTTGAGCCGCGCCATGTCCATCAGGACCAAGGTATTCGGTGCTGGTGTGCCTTCGCTGGGGCGCGTCAGCAGGGCGGTGCGATTGGGCAAATGCGTCAGTGGGTCGTGGTAGGCCAGGCGGGCGATTTGCTGCTCGCGCTGGGCCACCGCGTCGGCCATGGTGTTCAGCGCCCGGCCCACACGGTCGACCTCCCGGGTGGCAGTGGTGGGGACACGGCCGGTGTAGTCACCACCGGCAATGGCGCGCGCGGCGGACTCCAGTTGCGCCAGCGGCACGACCACGCTTTGCGTGGTGCGCCAGGCCAGCCAGGCCGCCAACGCCACCATCAGCAAGGACAGTGCGCCCACCCACACCGCCGCCTGCTGGAACAGTTTCTGGGCGTCTTCCAGCTGGCCTTCCACGCGCTGGCGTTCGCGTGCGAGCAGGGTGTTGGACTCCAGCAGCATGGCCTTGAGCGAGGGGTTGATCTGCTCATTGAGTGCTTTGGCCGCGGCCTTGAGGTCACCGGCCTCCACCTCGTCCACGGTGGCGATGAACGCGTCGGCATAGATGGCACGGCAGGCTTTGAGGCGTTTGAGGGTCTCCTCCTGCTCGGGATCGCTCAGGTCGTTGCTAAGCGACTCGATGATGCCGTCAATGCGCCGGTTGCGTTCATCCACATCGGTGTATTCGGCCACGCGGTTTTCGCGCGGTGCATTCATCAGGCGGATCAGCGCACTGCCCACGCCCTCGGTCTGCAGGGACAGCGCCTGCACGCGCAGCAGGCGCTGCATGTCGCCGGTGGCAAAGCGCTGGGTCACTTCGGACACCAGCTTGAGCTGCAATCCAGCCTGTGACAGCGCCAGCAGCATCAGTGCCACCAACGCACCAAAGCCCAGCGCCAGACGCCGCCCAATGCGGTTGGGCCACAGCCGGCGCAAGCCCCGCTGCGCAGGCTGTATCAGGTCGCCAAAAATGCTGTCGCTCATCGCCGCAGACTACCGCGTTTTCGCTGCAACCATCCATCCACAGACCAGGTGCCCGGGCCAAACAAGGCCAGCGCCGCCAGCAAGACGGCCCAAGTGATGTGCTGCTGCAGAGCTGCCGGCGCCACCTCCATCAGCGACACCACGGCCACGGCGTTGACCACGCTCAAGCCCAACGCCGCAAAGCGCCCGCCCAAGCCCAGCACCAACAGCACCGGCAGGCCCAGTTCACCGGCCGTGCCCATAAATGCCGCCACTTCCGGCGGCAGCACCGGCACCTTGTATTCATCCATGAAAAGAGCCAGCGTGATGTCCCAGTCGCGCAGCTTGGTCAAACCAGAGGCGAAGAACACCTGTGCCACGTACAGGCGGGCCAACAGGCACGCCAGCGGCTGCAGCGCATCCAGCACGGTGTTCATCCAGCCCCATGGGCGCAGGAGCAGTTGCAGGGTCCGGTTTTTTGTATTCATGGTGTTGTCTCGTTGTCTGCCATCAGGGTGGCGCCCAGTACCAGTCCGCTTTGCAGCGCTACCGGAAACCATTGCCCAAAATCCAGCGCTTGTGCCTCATCCAGCGCTTGCGCCAGGCATTGACCTTGCAGCAGGCTGCGCAACAGCGCCGCCTCGCCGGCCAGGGCTTCTCGGACGCGGGGCCGAAGTCCCTCGCGCCAGACCACTACGTCCTGCGCCACCGCATCACGCACTTGCTGGCCCACCGCTTCGAACGAGGGGGTCTGCTCCCGGTGCGCACTCAGCAGGCTGGCCAGCGGCCAGGCGCTTTGCAGTACGGCACAACCCGGCGCCAGGCGGATACGCAGATTCTGCGGATCGTGCTCGGCCAGCATGGCCAGGCTGGGCAGGTCTGCCGGCACGTCTGCCGCACCGGCACACCCATGCAGTGCCCATTCCGCCGCCGCCACGTCGGGCAAATAGGGTTCGCTCTGCAACTGCACATTGCCCCGCAGAAAAACCGGCAGTGCCTCGCCCCATAAGCCCAGATCTCCGCGGATCGGCGGGTGGGCGTGCCACAACGCGCGGGCCAGATCCGCAAAGCTGTCCTCGCCCAGCATCTGCTCCAGCACCGGATACGCGGCCTGCAAGGCCCGTTGGGCCATCACATGGCCGTTGGTTTGATAGGCTTTCAGGCCTCTAGCCCCCGTGTCTATTGCACAAGCAGCTACTGTTTTCATAGCGTTTTGCGCAGGCCAGGCAAACAGCGCGTCCAGCAATACCTGTTGCTGGGTGGCCAACGTGCTCATGCGCTGACGCCTTGCAAAGCGTCCTGTGCCACGCCACGCGCGCGCGCCGCTTCGTCCAGCAGCACGTCCAGGGCGGGAATGTCCGTGTCCCACTCCACCAATGTCGGCACCGCGCCAAAACGTTGCACGGCGTGGTGGTATAAATCCCACACCGGGTCGCACACCCGGCTTCCGTGGTCGTCGATGACGATGTCGCCGTGGTCATCGCGCACATGGCGGTGGCCCGCCAGATGCAACTCGCCCACGGCCTCCGCAGGGATGGCGTCAAGCCAGGCGCGGCAGGCCTGCACCGGGTCTGCCATGCCGCCCGCTTTTTGCACATTCAGTGCATTGACATAAATATTGTTCACATCCACCAGCAACTCGCAGCCGGTGCGCCGTGCCAGCTCGGTCAAAAAAGCCGCCTCTTCCCAGGCGGCCTCCTCCGGTGGCACCTGCCAACGCAGGTAGGCGGAGAGGTTTTCCACCATGAAAGGCCGCTGCAGGCGGTCTTGCACCTGCTGCACATGGGCGCACAACACCTGCAAGGCTTCGGCAGTAAAAGGGAGGGGCAACAGGTCTGACGCATGCACCATGCGGCCCTGGAAATGCCCACGCGCAAACGCGGCATGGTCGCTCACACGGATGGGTTCAATGCGCTGCACCAGTTGCGCCAGCTGGTCCAGATGCCAGTCATCGAGTCCCGCAGCGGAGCCCAGGGAAAGACCGACGCCATGCAGGCTGATGGGGTAATGCGCACGGCCTTGCGCCAGCACGGCCAGGGCCGCGCCGCCTTGGGCAAAAAAGTTCTCGGAATGGACTTCCAGAAAGTCCAGCGCGGGCTGCGTCTCCAGCAACTGCGCGTAATGGGGGTGCCGCCAGCCCACTCCGACCGCGGGCGCCCCTGGGGCATCGTGGTCCGCAAGTGGCATGGCGGCGGTTTTCGGCTCTTGCTAGCGGGCCGGATTACATCTTCATTTTTTTGGCTTCATCCGCAGACAAGCCCTTCATGTCCTTGCAGGTGCCCTTGGCCACGTATTTCCATTCGGTCTTGTCCATGTCGACCTTGGACTGGCCGGCACACGAATGGGTGCCAAATGCGCTGGCGCAGTCGTTCTGGCCGGCCTTGGAAATACCAAAGCATTTTTCCTTTTCCTGGGCGGCGGCGGGTACAGCCAGCAGGCCCATGGACATCACGGTCAAGGCAGTGGCGGCGATCATTGCACGTTGGTTCATTTGAAAACTCCTGAAGATTGGAAAGATTAAAAACAACCAGAAAGGCCTTGCAGTGTATGCACCATTTTGCTGGTTAGGGTTTAGTCTGGCCAGCAGCCGGCTTCTTACAAACCGCGCAGAAATATTCTGGTCTGGCACCCGCCTTACACTGCATCTTTCTTCCCGTGCACGTCCATGGCCAGCTTTGAACAACAGATCATTGATCTTCGCGACTATCTGATGAAGTTCGCGCGCCTGCAGTTGCGCAACGACGCCTGGGCCGAAGATGCGGTGTCTGAAACCGTGCTGGCAGCATTGGCCAAACCGCAAGCTTTTGCCAACCGCTCGCAACTCAAAACCTGGCTGGTCGGCATTTTGAAACACAAAGTGGTGGACGCACTGCGCCTGCATGGCCGGGAAGTCAGCACCAGTCCGGAGAGCGACGACGACCAGGCAGACCCGATGGATTACATCCAGTTCCAGGCGGATGG belongs to Rhodoferax saidenbachensis and includes:
- a CDS encoding putative bifunctional diguanylate cyclase/phosphodiesterase; protein product: MSDSIFGDLIQPAQRGLRRLWPNRIGRRLALGFGALVALMLLALSQAGLQLKLVSEVTQRFATGDMQRLLRVQALSLQTEGVGSALIRLMNAPRENRVAEYTDVDERNRRIDGIIESLSNDLSDPEQEETLKRLKACRAIYADAFIATVDEVEAGDLKAAAKALNEQINPSLKAMLLESNTLLARERQRVEGQLEDAQKLFQQAAVWVGALSLLMVALAAWLAWRTTQSVVVPLAQLESAARAIAGGDYTGRVPTTATREVDRVGRALNTMADAVAQREQQIARLAYHDPLTHLPNRTALLTRPSEGTPAPNTLVLMDMARLKGINETLGYTTGDTLIQEMAQRATWVFELAADEGLIGPSPVVARLSGGSFAGFFYAADRAAVEVLHTRVERAMAESVQCSGHSVDLSMACGFADSGPDGPPKPVGTLMRNAEIALHAAKRSAVGHAWYSEAQEAARLTHLSLVSELRGAVAASQLQMWLQPKFSLVTGKSVGAEALVRWQHPQRGFISPAEFVPFAEQTGYITMVTDWMLREALRTLATWAPLHPELSIAVNISTRDLQDPGFARRVEGMLQTAGVDPSRLRLEITESGLMEDAQNSVALLHTLRGIGLPLSIDDFGTGYSSLAYLQKLPVSELKIDRSFIDSIDASPGTQKLVKAMIEMGHGMDLMVTAEGVETEAERATIARLGCDVMQGYLGARPLYGDALQTWFDQL
- a CDS encoding DUF2282 domain-containing protein is translated as MNQRAMIAATALTVMSMGLLAVPAAAQEKEKCFGISKAGQNDCASAFGTHSCAGQSKVDMDKTEWKYVAKGTCKDMKGLSADEAKKMKM
- a CDS encoding DoxX family protein, whose protein sequence is MNTKNRTLQLLLRPWGWMNTVLDALQPLACLLARLYVAQVFFASGLTKLRDWDITLALFMDEYKVPVLPPEVAAFMGTAGELGLPVLLVLGLGGRFAALGLSVVNAVAVVSLMEVAPAALQQHITWAVLLAALALFGPGTWSVDGWLQRKRGSLRR
- a CDS encoding putative DNA-binding domain-containing protein, whose translation is MSTLATQQQVLLDALFAWPAQNAMKTVAACAIDTGARGLKAYQTNGHVMAQRALQAAYPVLEQMLGEDSFADLARALWHAHPPIRGDLGLWGEALPVFLRGNVQLQSEPYLPDVAAAEWALHGCAGAADVPADLPSLAMLAEHDPQNLRIRLAPGCAVLQSAWPLASLLSAHREQTPSFEAVGQQVRDAVAQDVVVWREGLRPRVREALAGEAALLRSLLQGQCLAQALDEAQALDFGQWFPVALQSGLVLGATLMADNETTP
- a CDS encoding DUF692 domain-containing protein — translated: MPLADHDAPGAPAVGVGWRHPHYAQLLETQPALDFLEVHSENFFAQGGAALAVLAQGRAHYPISLHGVGLSLGSAAGLDDWHLDQLAQLVQRIEPIRVSDHAAFARGHFQGRMVHASDLLPLPFTAEALQVLCAHVQQVQDRLQRPFMVENLSAYLRWQVPPEEAAWEEAAFLTELARRTGCELLVDVNNIYVNALNVQKAGGMADPVQACRAWLDAIPAEAVGELHLAGHRHVRDDHGDIVIDDHGSRVCDPVWDLYHHAVQRFGAVPTLVEWDTDIPALDVLLDEAARARGVAQDALQGVSA
- a CDS encoding sigma-70 family RNA polymerase sigma factor; translation: MASFEQQIIDLRDYLMKFARLQLRNDAWAEDAVSETVLAALAKPQAFANRSQLKTWLVGILKHKVVDALRLHGREVSTSPESDDDQADPMDYIQFQADGHFTEAPAEWGDPEQQMRSRQFFEVLEACTSQLPAAQGRLFLMREWLELSSEEICKELGLTPTNLYVQLHRARLRLRECLELNWFGKAAVP